In Dyella terrae, one DNA window encodes the following:
- the pbpC gene encoding penicillin-binding protein 1C, which produces MTDRHAKWKRIAQFAKRWQNVLMACLLLVLVAVGCRLWPHRPLQAWLPSSTAVYDARGRLMRLTLASDDRYRLWVPLSDMSPQMVEAVQLHEDRWFRWHPGFNPFGLVRGAWVTYVRHGDPQGGSTLTMQLARLLWRLNTRTPGGKLVQIARAMQLELFYSKRDILEAYLNYAPYGRNVEGVAAASLIYFDHQPASLSLPEALTLAVVPQDPTRRLRALPGADAPTGIINKALASSRDRLYARWIHQHPQDERLRPLFALPLNLRLPGQLPFEAPHAVEQELAARSRLGAPLDSRVHTTIDLDLQHVLERQIGRYIERNDARGIRNAAAILVDTRDLSVRAMVGSAGYGNAAIQGQVNGTLAKRSPGSTLKPFIYALGFDQGVLHPQTVLRDVPTSFGPYAPENFDGHFLGPVTATEALIRSRNIPAVWVAAQLKSPDFYQFLRDAGISRMASEQHYGLALVLGGGEVTMQELAGLYAMLANRGELKPLRLDASDPQGAGTRMLSDEASFMVMDMLRQNPRPDETFGAQPGRLPVYWKTGTSWGFRDAWTAGSFGPYVLVVWIGNFDGSGNPAFVGVEAAAPLFFQIVDAMRAQDARMTEPVRHMPGNLRRVEICLASGDLPNEWCPQRGKTWFIPGKSPIRVSQVHRALVMDDATGKPACPPLEGKRTHLEVYEFWPSELQQVFIQAGMPRRVPPRNDDCVQSGIAVGDPPRMTSPLRGSIYALRLRDDDSRRIALTADADAAVRNLYWFVNDAYVGSSAPGQPLFWEPPSPGNYDVRVVDDRGMSDHRGLGVTRVE; this is translated from the coding sequence ATGACCGATCGACACGCCAAGTGGAAACGCATCGCGCAGTTCGCGAAGCGCTGGCAGAACGTACTTATGGCGTGTCTGTTACTTGTCCTCGTTGCCGTCGGCTGCCGGCTCTGGCCCCATCGTCCCCTGCAAGCGTGGCTGCCGTCATCGACAGCGGTGTATGACGCCAGGGGGCGACTGATGCGGTTGACCCTGGCATCCGATGATCGCTACCGACTGTGGGTGCCTTTGTCCGATATGTCGCCTCAAATGGTGGAGGCGGTTCAGCTGCATGAGGATCGCTGGTTTCGCTGGCATCCGGGATTCAATCCTTTCGGACTGGTGCGCGGTGCCTGGGTGACCTACGTGCGCCATGGTGACCCCCAGGGTGGTTCGACGCTCACGATGCAGCTTGCACGGCTGCTATGGCGATTGAATACGCGAACACCGGGCGGCAAGCTCGTGCAGATTGCGCGAGCGATGCAACTGGAGCTCTTCTACTCCAAGCGCGACATCCTGGAGGCGTATCTGAACTACGCGCCGTACGGACGCAATGTCGAAGGTGTCGCCGCCGCCAGCCTCATCTATTTCGATCACCAGCCTGCATCGCTCAGTCTTCCCGAAGCATTGACGCTGGCGGTCGTGCCTCAGGATCCAACACGTCGCCTGCGCGCCCTGCCGGGTGCTGATGCGCCCACGGGCATCATCAACAAGGCGTTGGCCAGTTCACGCGATCGCCTGTATGCCCGATGGATTCACCAACATCCACAGGATGAACGTCTGCGGCCGCTGTTCGCGTTGCCACTGAATCTTCGCCTGCCCGGCCAGCTTCCTTTCGAAGCTCCGCATGCGGTCGAGCAGGAACTGGCAGCGCGCAGTCGCTTGGGTGCCCCCCTGGATAGTCGCGTCCATACCACCATCGATCTCGACTTGCAGCACGTGCTGGAGCGGCAGATCGGGCGATACATCGAGCGCAATGATGCGCGCGGCATTCGTAACGCGGCTGCCATTCTGGTCGATACGCGCGACCTGTCTGTTCGCGCCATGGTCGGTTCGGCCGGCTATGGCAACGCGGCGATTCAGGGGCAGGTCAATGGCACGCTCGCCAAGCGCTCGCCCGGTTCGACGCTGAAGCCATTCATCTATGCGCTGGGATTCGACCAGGGCGTCCTGCATCCGCAGACGGTGTTACGCGATGTGCCGACGTCCTTCGGCCCCTATGCCCCGGAAAATTTCGACGGCCATTTCCTGGGTCCGGTCACCGCGACGGAAGCGCTGATTCGAAGTCGCAATATCCCGGCGGTATGGGTTGCCGCACAACTGAAGTCACCTGACTTTTACCAGTTCCTGCGCGATGCGGGCATCAGTCGCATGGCCAGCGAACAGCACTACGGGCTGGCTTTGGTGCTTGGTGGAGGCGAAGTCACCATGCAAGAGCTGGCGGGCCTGTACGCCATGTTGGCCAACCGTGGTGAACTCAAGCCATTGCGTCTGGATGCTAGCGATCCACAAGGCGCGGGTACGCGCATGCTTAGCGACGAAGCCAGTTTCATGGTGATGGACATGCTCAGGCAGAATCCCCGCCCGGACGAGACCTTTGGCGCGCAACCGGGGCGATTGCCGGTGTACTGGAAAACCGGGACGTCCTGGGGCTTTCGCGATGCCTGGACGGCCGGGAGCTTTGGTCCTTACGTGCTGGTGGTGTGGATCGGGAACTTCGATGGCTCTGGCAATCCCGCTTTTGTCGGCGTCGAGGCCGCGGCGCCGTTGTTCTTTCAGATCGTGGATGCCATGCGCGCCCAGGACGCGCGCATGACCGAACCTGTAAGGCACATGCCTGGCAACCTCAGGCGCGTCGAGATCTGCCTCGCCAGCGGTGACCTGCCCAACGAGTGGTGCCCGCAGCGGGGCAAGACCTGGTTCATTCCCGGTAAGTCGCCCATACGCGTAAGCCAGGTCCATCGGGCCCTGGTTATGGATGACGCCACGGGGAAGCCCGCCTGCCCACCCCTGGAAGGCAAGCGGACTCACCTGGAGGTGTACGAGTTCTGGCCGTCCGAGCTCCAGCAGGTCTTTATTCAGGCGGGCATGCCACGGCGCGTGCCTCCGCGTAACGACGACTGCGTGCAAAGCGGCATCGCGGTGGGAGATCCCCCGCGAATGACCTCGCCGTTGCGCGGCAGCATTTATGCGCTGCGTCTGAGGGACGATGACAGTCGTCGTATCGCACTGACAGCCGATGCCGATGCTGCGGTGCGAAATCTCTATTGGTTCGTGAACGATGCCTACGTCGGTTCGAGTGCACCCGGACAGCCCCTGTTCTGGGAACCGCCTTCGCCGGGCAACTACGACGTTCGCGTCGTCGATGATCGTGGCATGAGCGATCATCGTGGGCTGGGCGTCACGCGTGTTGAATGA